A genomic stretch from Coffea arabica cultivar ET-39 chromosome 10c, Coffea Arabica ET-39 HiFi, whole genome shotgun sequence includes:
- the LOC113714847 gene encoding uncharacterized protein, with translation MAKEKQEEEEKANMEARILGGLQSRLQHFRDNASSLTLAGIRRILEEDLGFEKYALDVHKSFIKQFIEKNLNDDDDYETKNSDSHAEKEANSSVGEATKSPEKEDLARTSPSDEAEKKEDSPIMGVLTPKTEMVDSQGIEISESMLKNAIWERADYIRSQSEKLTLAGARRFLEEDLKLSKNALDPFKKIIREQIEKVFDANDVSTSAMSAKRKSSGNCQSKAAESTSSERKLGSIDDEDDDEQHKMKSSGKTVRRVEAKKLDREKKRKRPEKKTDVAVKNQSKLVKRHSEESSDADNEGDVSEDGESQSAKKSVKKKEASTPTFGKHVEHLKSVIKACGMSIAPTVYKKAKQVPDGKREAFLIKELEDILAKEGLSKNPSEKEIKEVRKRKERAKELEGIDLSNIITSSRRRSAMSFLPPPKPQKKEKVRDDAVSTDKDKDAVSDDNENEKQEQEKDGDNAVSTDKDEDGGNDDKKKEKQEREEDEEGDDEEGEEDGDDSQSEDFNEGDEDSD, from the exons ATGGCAAAGGAGAagcaggaggaggaggagaaagcGAACATGGAGGCTCGGATACTGGGCGGTCTTCAATCCCGCCTTCAGCATTTCAGAGACAACGCTTC TTCCTTAACTCTGGCGGGTATTCGGAGGATTTTAGAGGAAGACTTGGGGTTTGAGAAATATGCATTGGATGTGCATAAGAGTTTCATAAAGCAGTTCATTGAGAAG AATttgaatgatgatgatgattatgAGACCAAGAATTCAGATAGCCACGCAGAAAAAGAAGCCAATTCATCTGTAGGAGAAGCGACAAAATCTCCTGAAAAAGAAGACTTGGCTAGAACAAGCCCTAGTGATGaggcagaaaagaaagaagactcCCCAATAATGGGAGTTTTGACACCCAAAACTGAGATGGTTGACTCTCAAGGCATTGAAATTAGTGAGAGCATGTTAAAGAACGCCATTTGGGAAAGAGCAGATTATATTAGATCACAGTCTGA GAAACTTACTTTGGCTGGAGCTCGCCGGTTTTTGGAGGAGGATCTCAAGCTTAGTAAAAATGCTCTTGACCCATTCAAAAAGATTATACGTGAGCAAATAGAAAAG GTTTTTGATGCTAATGATGTTTCAACATCAGCAATGAGTGCTAAGAGGAAAAGTTCTGGAAATTGTCAGAGTAAAGCTGCAGAAAGCACTAGTAGTGAAAGAAAATTGGGCTCTATAGacgatgaagatgatgatgaacaGCATAAAATGAAATCAAGTGGAAAAACCGTTCGAAGAGTTGAAGCTAAAAAACTTGACAGGGAAAAGAAACGTAAAAGACCTGAGAAGAAAACTGATGTTGCTGTCAAAAATCAGAGTAAGCTAGTGAAAAGGCATTCAGAGGAAAGCAGCGATGCTGACAATGAAGGAGATGTGTCTGAAGATGGTGAATCTCAATCTGCCAAAAAATCTGTAAAG AAGAAAGAAGCATCAACTCCTACATTTGGGAAACATGTTGAGCATCTAAAATCAGTAATTAAAGCTTGTGGAATGAG CATTGCACCTACAGTTTATAAGAAAGCAAAGCAGGTACCTGATGGCAAACGTGAGGCTTTCTTGATAAAGGAATTGGAGGACATTCTCGCAAAAGAAGGGCTATCAAAAAATCCTTctgaaaaag AAATCAAAGAAGTcagaaagagaaaggaaagagCAAAAGAGCTCGAGGGTATTGATCTTAGCAATATTATTACTAGTTCGCGAAGAAGGTCAGCCATGAGCTTTTTGCCTCCTCctaaaccccaaaaaaaagaaaaagttcgAGATGATGCTGTTAGTACTGATAAGGACAAGGATGCTGTAAGTGAtgacaatgaaaatgaaaagcaagaacaagaaaaagatGGTGATAATGCTGTTAGCACTGATAAGGACGAGGATGGTGGAAATGatgacaagaaaaaagaaaagcaagaacgagaagaagacgaagaaggtgatgatgaagaaggagaagaagatggAGATGACAGTCAAAGCGAAGATTTTAACGAAG GTGATGAGGACAGCGATTGA